A window of Calypte anna isolate BGI_N300 chromosome W, bCalAnn1_v1.p, whole genome shotgun sequence contains these coding sequences:
- the LOC103534078 gene encoding transcription factor BTF3 isoform X2, which yields MKETIMNQEKLAKLQAQVRIGGKGTARRKKKVVHRTATADDKKLQFSLKKLGVNNISGIEEVNMFTNQGTVIHFNNPKVQASLAANTFTITGHAETKQLTEMLPSILNQLGAGSLSSLRRLAEALPKQLKIASISIPKADDASFLSTSH from the exons ATGAAAGAAACGATCATGAACCAAGAAAAGCTCGCCAAGCTCCAGGCCCAAGTACGCATCGGTGGCAAG gGTACTGCCCGTAGAAAGAAGAAGGTTGTTCATAGAACAGCTACAGCAGATGACaagaaacttcagttttctttgaagaaacTGGGTGTCAACAATATTTCTGGAATTGAAGAG GTAAATATGTTTACCAACCAAGGAACAGTCATTCACTTCAATAATCCTAAAGTTCAGGCATCTCTGGCTGCTAACACTTTCACTATCACTGGACATGCTGAGACAAAGCAGCTAACAGAAATGCTTCCTAGCATCTTAAATCAGCTTGGAGCTGGTAGTTTGTCCAGCCTGAGGAGATTGGCAGAAGCCCTACCCAAGCAGC TAAAGATAGCCTCTATTTCCATTCCTAAAGCTGATGATGCTTCATTTCTGTCAACTTCCCACTGA
- the LOC103534078 gene encoding transcription factor BTF3 isoform X1, with amino-acid sequence MKETIMNQEKLAKLQAQVRIGGKGTARRKKKVVHRTATADDKKLQFSLKKLGVNNISGIEEVNMFTNQGTVIHFNNPKVQASLAANTFTITGHAETKQLTEMLPSILNQLGAGSLSSLRRLAEALPKQPVDEKALLATGDDDEVPDLVENFDEASKNEAN; translated from the exons ATGAAAGAAACGATCATGAACCAAGAAAAGCTCGCCAAGCTCCAGGCCCAAGTACGCATCGGTGGCAAG gGTACTGCCCGTAGAAAGAAGAAGGTTGTTCATAGAACAGCTACAGCAGATGACaagaaacttcagttttctttgaagaaacTGGGTGTCAACAATATTTCTGGAATTGAAGAG GTAAATATGTTTACCAACCAAGGAACAGTCATTCACTTCAATAATCCTAAAGTTCAGGCATCTCTGGCTGCTAACACTTTCACTATCACTGGACATGCTGAGACAAAGCAGCTAACAGAAATGCTTCCTAGCATCTTAAATCAGCTTGGAGCTGGTAGTTTGTCCAGCCTGAGGAGATTGGCAGAAGCCCTACCCAAGCAGC CTGTGGATGAAAAAGCCCTACTTGCTActggtgatgatgatgaagtTCCAG atcTTGTCGAAAACTTTGATGAAGCTTCAAAGAATGAGGCAAACTGA